TCTCAACGTCTTTCGCATGCGCCTGATGGGGGCCGAGGTGGTGCCTGTCGAGAGCGGCGCGCGCACGCTCAAGGACGCCATCAACGAGGCCATGCGCGACTGGGCCGGATCGTACGAGACCACGCACTACATGCTGGGAACCGTGGCGGGACCCCATCCCTTCCCCTTGATGGTGCGCGACTTCCAGCGCATCATCGGACGTGAGGCGCGCGAGCAGTTCCTCGCTTTCGAGGGAACCCTGCCGGATGCCGTCATCGCGTGCGTGGGCGGAGGGTCGAACGCCATGGGCATCTTCAGCGATTTCATCGACGACGCAGGGGTTCGCCTCATCGGGGTCGAGCCGGCGGGGCGCGGTGAGGGCGTGGGTGAGCACGGCGCCACGTTGCAGCGCGGTCGTCCGGGCGTGCTGCACGGCGCCCGCACCTACCTGCTGCAAGATGACCAGGGCCAGATCACCGAGACCCACTCGGTGGCGGCGGGTCTCGACTATCCCGGCGTGGGCCCGGAGCACGCCTTCCTGCGCGACAGCGGTCGCGCCGAGTACGTGGGCGTGTCTGACGAAGAGGCGCTGTGGGCCTTCGGCGAGCTGGCGCGCAGCGAAGGCATTCTGCCCGCCCTCGAGTCTGCCCACGCCGTGGCCTGGGCGGTGAAGATGGCGCGCAAGGCCACCGCCCCGTCGCAGATCGTCGTGAACCTCTCGGGGAGAGGCGACAAGGACGTGGAGCAGGTGAGCCGCATCCTCGAAGCGCGCGGCGGTCTGCTGGAGGGCGCGCGCGAAGGAGACAAGGCATGAGTCGATATCCTGCGATGTTCAAACGGCTGCGAGCCGAGAGCGCAGCGGCGTTCATCCCGTTCGTGGTGCTGGGCGATCCGGATCTGAAGACCTCTCGTGAGATCATCGAGACGTTGATTTCCAGTGGTGTTGACGCGCTCGAGCTTGGCATCCCGTTCTCCGATCCGATTGCCGATGGCCCCACCATCCAGCAGGCCGCCGTGCGCGCGCTCGAGGGCGGGGTCACGCCGCAGCAGTGCTGGACCCTGCTCGAGGAGGTGCGTGCCGCGCACCCCGACGTTCCCATCGGGCTGCTGGTCTACGCCAATCTCGTTGCGCATGCGCGGCTCGATCGGTTCTATGCGCGCGCCGCCGAGGCCGAGCCGTTCGCGCAGGCCGCGCGCGACGCAGGGGTCGATCCGGTGCTCATCGCGCCGCCCAATGCCTCAGACGATCGCTTGCGACGCATCGCCGCGCTGTCGGCGGGGTATACCTACGTCGTGACCCG
The window above is part of the Pseudomonadota bacterium genome. Proteins encoded here:
- the trpB gene encoding tryptophan synthase subunit beta, with the protein product MKTQTRFGEYGGAYVPEILLPALEELEAAFLEAREDPLFQAELTDLLTHYAGRPTPLYRCRNLCADTPVRIWLKREDLLHGGAHKTNQVLGQGLLARRMGKARIIAETGAGQHGVATALVGALLRIPTRVYMGARDVERQRLNVFRMRLMGAEVVPVESGARTLKDAINEAMRDWAGSYETTHYMLGTVAGPHPFPLMVRDFQRIIGREAREQFLAFEGTLPDAVIACVGGGSNAMGIFSDFIDDAGVRLIGVEPAGRGEGVGEHGATLQRGRPGVLHGARTYLLQDDQGQITETHSVAAGLDYPGVGPEHAFLRDSGRAEYVGVSDEEALWAFGELARSEGILPALESAHAVAWAVKMARKATAPSQIVVNLSGRGDKDVEQVSRILEARGGLLEGAREGDKA
- the trpA gene encoding tryptophan synthase subunit alpha, encoding MSRYPAMFKRLRAESAAAFIPFVVLGDPDLKTSREIIETLISSGVDALELGIPFSDPIADGPTIQQAAVRALEGGVTPQQCWTLLEEVRAAHPDVPIGLLVYANLVAHARLDRFYARAAEAEPFAQAARDAGVDPVLIAPPNASDDRLRRIAALSAGYTYVVTRAGVTGAEQAATLDRGAVIERLIAHGAPPPVVGFGISTPEHVRAARALGAAGAISGSAVVARISEHLGDPARMHDALSSFARQMRAGAR